The DNA sequence GCTCGAGTAGAAGGACGTCCAATACCATTATCTTTCATTACTTCCCTCATCTCTTCATCATCTACTTGTTTACCGGCGGTTTCCATACTTCTTAATAAAGTAGCCTCGGTGAAATATTTAGGAGGTGTAGTTTTTCCTTGATGAATGAATGGATCGTGAGGACCGCTTTCTCCAACTTCAAAAACCGGAATTAAATTTTCCTCTTTTTTCATTTTTTTTTATCTTTTTCATAGATGATTCTCCATCCCGGTTCCAAAATTTGTTTACCGCTTGCTTTAAAAGGTACTTCACCAACTTTTGAAGTTACCAAAGTATTGGAAATTTTACATTCAGGATAAAATACAGCAATAAATCTTCGGGCAACAAGATCATAAATCTTTTTTTCATCAGTCGAGATACCTTCGGGTAAAATATCGGTAGGTATAATAGCATGATGATCCGTAACTTTAGTGTCATCGAAAACAGCTTTCGATTTTGGTATCGGATTTTCTAAAAGAGGAGCAATAAGATTTTCATAATATTTCATGCCGGAAAGAATTCCGTGGATCTTAGGATATAAGTCTTCCGAAAGATAAGTGGTATCAACCCGAGGATAGGTAACGAATTTCTTTTCATAGAGGCTTTGAATGTATTTTAAAGTATTATCAGCAGAATAACCGTACTTTTTATTTGCCTTTACTTGTAGAGAAGTCAAATCAAATAAACGAGGATTCTTTTCTTTTCCCTCTTTCTTCTCGAAAGAAACTATTTCAAAAGGATATTTCTGTAAATATTCTAATCCTTTTTTAGCTCGGTCTTCGCTTTTCAATCGGTCGATATCAGCAATGAATTCCACATTCTTATATATGGTTTTTAATTCCCAGTATTCCTCAACAACAAAGAATCAATTTCTTTTTGCCGTTGAACAATCATTGCCAACGTTGGCGTTTGAACTCTACCGATTGATAATAAGGTTTTATTTATGGCAAATTTTTTAGTAAAAAGTCGGGTAGCATTTATTCCCAAAAGCCAATCACCGATTGCGCGGGCACTTCCGGCAGCATATAAATTTTCATATTGGGAAGAATCCTTAAGGTTTTCAAATCCCTCTTTTATAGACTGTTCTGTCAGAGATGATATCCATAATCGTTTTACGGGAACTTTACATTTTGCTTTAAGCAATACCCACCGTTGGATCAATTCACCTTCCTGTCCGGCATCCCCGCAATTGATTACCTCTTCACATTCAGCAACCAGGCTTTCTATTACTTTGAATTGTTTTTCCACCCTTTGTTGGAAATAAGCTTAATCCCAAAATTAGACGGTATGATAGGAAGGTCTTCCAAATACCAATACTTCCAGTTCGGGTTATAATCATGAGGCTCTTTTAACGTACACAAATGACCAAAAGTCCAGGTAACTTGATAACCGTTTCCCTGGTAAAATCCGTCTTTTCTCTCTTTTGCCCCTACAATTGAGCAATATCTTTAGCGACGCTTGGTTTTTCAGCTATACATACAATCATTACTGATGGAAGGATTTTTCTGCAAAATTGCAATTTTTTAAGTATACTAAGTAATTCTTTTAAAAAAGGTCGGATTATCATTTGAATAATTTATGATTTGAAAACAATATTTGACACTAATTATAAAAATTAATTCAAAATTTTGTCCAAGAACAGTTAAAACCGCATTAAATTTATAGTAAAATAAATAAAAGTTTAAAAGATGTTTTTAGCATTAATAGTTTAAATTTGTGAAATTATGCTTAATCCAGTATCATTTGTAGCATTGAATCATAATCAGAGAATTTTACAAATAAATCTATATGTTAGAAGTTAAGAATCTATGTTTTTCATACACTAAAGATAAAAAAATAATTGAATCTCTTTCTTTCTCTTTAAAGCAAGGAAATATGCTGGCACTTGTAGGAGAAAGTGGAAGCGGTAAAAGTACCATTTTAAAGTTAGTTTATGGTTTGTTGGAATGGGAGAGTGGAGAAGTTATTTATAGAGGAAAAAATTAGCAGGATTTAAAGGAAATTTAGTTCCCGGAGAACCTGAATTTAAATATTTGGAACAAGATTTCGGGCTTATGCCCTATGCAACCGTTGGAGAAAATGTGGGTAAATTTCTCTCTAATATAGATTTGAAAGAAAAGCAAAACAGA is a window from the Apibacter sp. B3706 genome containing:
- a CDS encoding DNA topoisomerase; the protein is MKKEENLIPVFEVGESGPHDPFIHQGKTTPPKYFTEATLLRSMETAGKQVDDEEMREVMKDNGIGRPSTRANIIETLLHRKYIEKKKKIYATSTGMDLIDTYKAKFLKAWSLQVSGKKKLRLIEKGEYSSDLFKKELIEM
- a CDS encoding ATP-binding cassette domain-containing protein; amino-acid sequence: MLEVKNLCFSYTKDKKIIESLSFSLKQGNMLALVGESGSGKSTILKLVYGLLEWESGEVIYRGKN